The DNA segment ATGGAGCATCCTGAGTAAGACTAGTCAGATGACGACGAAGGGGGGAGGCGAAGGGTTCGTGTATGAGAGAGCCCCCCGATTGTCCAAGTGTAGTGCGTACGAGGAAGGCAGACTCCAGGGGCAGAACTCACACGGTGTGGACGCAGGGGGTGTGGACGCAGGGGGTGTGGATGCAGGGGGTGTGGATGCAGGTGGTGTGGATGCAGGTGGTGTGGATGCAGGTGGTGTGGATGCAGGTGGTGTGGATGCAGGTGGTGTGGACGCAGGCGGTGTGGATGCAGGTGGTGTTGAATCTCGCTTGGATGGAGTGGCGACAGAGTTGGTTGATCATCTAGCTGTGGAAGAAGAGACAGATGTGAATCACGGAGAGGGACGGGATGCGGATCCCATCGGAGAGGAAGTGGTATCTTTGCAAAGCGTTCAAGGGAGTGGAGGAGATTCGCCCATTCGTCGTTCCGATGGGGGTGGTCAAGAAGAGGAATACGCAGAGAAGTATCACGATGTTGAGAAGTATCACGATGATGAGAATGATGACGATGaaatggaaggaggaaatgacgacgaagaagatgatgatgaagacgaaTACAATGATGAGGAAAGCGACCAATGCAATGACTACTGTAGTGATGAGgcgaaagaaggaagggaagaggaCCGCATATTCCCGGGTAGGGGACAAGACCCCCCACGAGGAGCATCCAGGAAGAGGTCCAAAGGGAGCGACAAAGCAgaggtagaaaaaaacaaacaatatgagatgaaaaaaaaagaaggagatgtGTTTCTACTTCTGGGAAGCCCACTAGATTCCATGGAAACATACCTCGAGTGTTACGAAATGATAAAAGAGATGGGTGATAAGGATCACATGTCTGATGGAAATATTACCTTCTGTATTGTCTTAAGCATGTACCTTTATGTTACACAAAATTGGGGGCACTTCTGTAGATTAAACAATAATGAAAAGTATATCTTCCGTTTTGCAGAGGTCGTTGAGAATATGATCCTTCAGACATATGAAAAGTTATTTCCAAATAAATACACGAACTatgcgaatttttttttcgatgctTCTTCGTACAGTGGGTCCATGAAGGAAAGATCCTACCATCCTTATCAAAgctcttctcatttttctctGTACAGTTTGGAGCAGACAAGTGACTCTCCATCGTCGGGGGtggttaaaaatataaactcCTTCATTAACGTTCTGAATGATTACGACAGGGGGGAAGATGAGGGGGAAGAGTATTATTCCGGGGATGAGTCCAGTGAGAaagaattcttctttttcaatgTAAGTATCAAAGGACACAACACGTTGATTTATTTGATTGGGTTTATGGAGCACAAGTTAGGTGAAGCTTTATCTGACATGCGAAATGCTTTTGTAGTTTCCCCTGGTGAGGAGTCCGATTGCACTACCTCTTTACTACCTGCACAGGAACTCTTCGCAGATTGCCTTCTATGCTACCTCAAGTACCTTCTAGCCGTTAAAAAGAAGAGgcatatttttacaaccATGAGAAAGTACTCTTGCTTCACTGAGCGCTTCAGTCACCATCTCTATGTTCGATTTTATATTGAGCTTGCCAACATTTATCAACACATCGGAGCCAACCGCAAGTTTGCCTTCACCATTTATCTCCTGTGCACTCGCTTCTTTGAACAAAGGAAGTTCTACCTGACGTATGTCTTTTTGAATAgtctccttccattttatgGTCTCCCCTGTGTGCAGGTGGATTTTGACTGGGGCGGAACGGAGGGGGCAGTATCAGGGATGGGGGTAATAACGGGATCAATCGGATCAACGGGATCAATTGGATCATCGGGTAAAGAGGGACGGAGTGAACACCCCAACGAGTTGCTAAATAGAGCCTTCGCAAGAAGAAGATGCAATGTGAATTTCCCAATGCGGTGGTTGAAGAAAGCGAATGAGGTACGCCTTTGGGAGGCTCCCACGGGGGAGGGTAACGGTCATCTAAGGGGAGTGCCAAGTGTACCTCGGGAAGAGAATCATCAGAAGAAGCCGAACGAAGGAAACCACACAGTGTTACCACCAGGAGGAGACACAGCAGAGGTACATGGAGGAGTTCATAACGAAGAGAACAATAAGGGGGGGGTTGTCTTATCGGCCCAGAACGATCAACACAGACATATTCTCTTTAGAAGTGTGTTGGATGCGTTCAGCAGTTACAATCTTAAACGTTTGTTATCGTTCTGCTCGAGGGAAATTAGCATACGTAGTTTCTTCTGCCTGAACAAACATGGAGAGAAGgtacaaatgtataaaaagaatagaaaaaaacaaaacggaAAATTGCAACATGGGATACTGGCATTACTTAGTGAAGTTCTTTCACGACTTAACTTACTAAATGAATCCATCGTTTGTAATTTtctgctacttttttttttggcaaaagTATTAAGGAAAGATGTACAGAGGTTAATTCTGTGTAACATATATGAAACCCTTAGGAAGAGTGATAGACacattttctcccccccttttgttaCTCTGGTAATGGATAAGAgggagaagaggaggagtAGATCATACTTGAAGAGGCTGAGTCGAGGGGGGGATGTATGCTTTGGCGGGGGAGTGAAGGCGCACCAAGGGGGGTGTACTTGTGGCAATCTTTCGTGGGACAGTTCCTCTTCCGGGAGCTCTTCACCTGAGGAAGACTCATCCGACAGCGACGTCGAGGAGAGGAGCTACGAGGGTGGAGATGGAATTTTTGGAGGTGTAGGAGAGGGCCACGACACGGCGAGGGAGACCCACAGATCGGGGTTACCGAAAAAGGCGGCGAAAGAGGATAagggtaaaaagaaaaatagcatgagagggaaaaataaaccaGGACGGAGAAAGCCGATTCACTTCTTGTGTGGAATGACAGAAGGGAGATGCGCACCCTCCCCAGTGTTACTGAACATTGAATACATTAATGAGGCAAGAAAGAGTGAAAAGTTTTATAAGAAAGTGAGTTTTGCTGAGtcagaaaataaaggaaaggaagaacatgGTGATGAAGAAAGAGATGTTTTCAAATACAATCCCTTTAACGAAGTGGAGAGGAACACTAAGATACATAACATTTGTGAGCTCAACAGTATTAACCAGGTGGAGGTAACTCTAAAAAATACACTATCGACAAATTTAGTTCTAAACAGTGTAAGACTCATCACCTCTGGAGTTCCTGTAGAAACGTACGCATCCAATGTTGTGTTTCTAATATCTAGAAAGAAGAACCACACAACAAAGGTTCGCCTCTCTTTCAGGGCAAAAGAAACGGGCCTCGTATTTCTCCTTGGAGTGTCTTACTGTATCAGCTACCTCCACTTTGATCAGTACCTTTTGTACGACACGTCCATTCTGAGGAAGTGCTTCATGGGTGAATCTCTCATTTCTCCACTTCCACAGGGAGAAAATCAGTCCAGTAGTAAAAATTGTTCtcagaaaaattatgaacatgttcaggtgaaaatggccgaaaagggtgaaaatgaaaacagtAAAGAATCCTGTACCATTGGAGGGATAGGAAATTATGGGAAGAATACCAAGGTGGAGGAAGAATCCATTCGTTCCCATCACAATATTTGTAGTAGGAGAACAGACAGAGGTGCACTGCTAAGCTACGCACTGAAAATGTCCAACACATGCTCCGTTTTTGTTATTCGGAATTATTTTTGCGTCAAGTCCGAAATCAAGCTTTTTAACTTTAGTAGGTACGTGAATGTCCAGTCAATGTTGCATGATGAGTCGCACCTGGAGATGTTCTGCACTCCTTCCTCGGTGCAATTGCAGGGTACGCAGCGAGAGGGATCCTGGTGGGAAGCAGCAGGGGAGGTTTCTAGCGAAGTAATtaatggagaggaaaaaagggaaatccTGAAACGAAGCTCCTCTCAAAGTGGCTACACATCCAAACGGGAGAAGAACGATCTCACCTCGAAGGACAATACCAAGTTGGCGAGTAAACTGAACGGAGCCATAGGAGGGGCAACACATACTAGTGATATTCTGTCCATTGGAGGAGCAACTCCTAAGTTATCCTCCTTGTCTGTGTCCTCTTCGTCTGCATCCTCATCGTCTGCCTCTTCATCGTCTGCCTCCTCATCGTCTGTGTCGTCCCCGGAGTCGAGTCGAGAAGAACGCCACTCATTTGCACGGTTAGGACTCTGTTCATCGAGCAAGTCGTCTGACATGGCCTCCTGCACGGAGAAGACATACCCCTCAAGCGATGAGGAGAAGACCAACCATGGAAACAGTAACCACGTGGACGAAACGTATGACAATCAGTACTTCTCTATTGACGCAAGACACACAGAGTTGCTtgaaggagaaacaaaattCTTGTGTCTTATTCTGGAGAACAGGAGTTCTGACGTGGACATAAACTACCTGAACGTGCAGGTAAAATATAAGCATAAAATATtgggagatttttttttaaagtttttttttaataaggCATTTCAAATGAAGCGTAACTGtggaaatgaggaaaaggaaaatgtcaTTCATATCGGAGAAAGAGGACCATTAACAGTTCTAAGGGATCACTGCTTGTATATCCCCATTAGGTGTATAGGCTCAATTTTAATTAACGAGTGTGACGTACGTGTGGTCTATTCGAGCGAAAAAAGCAATCCCTACTATGGAGTGCAGAAAATTAAGCTCCGTATTAATGTCATTAGAAACGTATCCGTTGATCAACTGTTCTGCTTTCCCTATGTCAGTTTTAATGTCGTAGATGTGTTAGAGGAAATGGTAAACTCAGATTTATACAGCGCGAGTGTTATTAATGCTTTGAGTCGAGTTATGATGACTAGGGGGAGAGATGATGTAGACGATGGGGTGGACGGGAGTACGACCATCCATGTGGGTAACCTCAGGGGGAGGAAGCTGAAGTGTACAGAAATCAGCATGGAGAACTACTTCGAGGGCGGTACAGAGAGGGGTGTAGATGGGAATATAGGGGGAATATCGCTGGAGAAGACACCCCAGCTTGGTGGGGTACCTCCACTTCGTAAACGATTCGCTCCGAGGAAGGACCTCACCATTTGCACGGATAACAAGTACATGTTCATAGAATTGTTCATCAGAAATTTCAGCGGGTACGTGAACTATTGCTCGGCGAAGAATGTGGGTAGGAGGCGGCCCACGTGCGTGGTCGATACAGATGACAAACCGAGTAAATGGGTTCTGTGGGTTCAGAGAATCAAGCGAAAGAAGAACCTCTCATTCGCTAGCCCAGAAGATGCagtcaaatattttttattgtacATAGATATCCACGTGTACCTCTCCTTCGACCGACACAAGAAGTCCGGACTTCTCAGTCTCTACAGCTCCTACCTTAACAATGTCTACATTTATGGGAATAAAATAGGATACTTCTTTCTAAATTTAGAGAGAGAGGAATTAACTTCACGGGAGGGACGCACACATGAACACAGCGCGTTTTCTGTGACGAATGGGTCCATCGGCCAGGTGAAGCGGCATGGGAAAACGGTGCCCAAGCGGGAAACCCTGTTTTGCGCATACGCGGAAATGGAGGAATTAAGAGAGGCGGAAAAGATGGATCAGACAGAAGATGTGCGGGGAGAGTATAAAGTGCCAGAGACTCCCCGTGTGAAGAACCCCCTCTTTGAAACGAACTTCACAAACGATATATTCTACCCACAAGTAGTGTTGACTCCCAAGTTCtacaattgcaaaaaaaaaagtagcgtGATCATCCCTAAATGTTCCAAAGCGTTGAACTTCAAACATATAAGCGAAATCGGAAttaggaaaaattattttgagtCGTCCGTTGGAGAGTTTTTCgtgataaaaatatttttgaagaacTTATGTACCCTGAATCTTGGCAGCTACACCCTGCTTCTTTATCCCTCCAACTTTAGCTGTATAAAGCTTATTGGGAGTTTGAGTAGCAGTGGGTCTCTTGGCCAAGCGTGGGAAGCAGACAACGGTATgcccaaaggaagaaagaagccaaaacgaatgaaaaaaaaaacacacctTCTGCACTCCCTCAACGTGTACTCCCTATTTCCGGGAAAAGTTTTATTTTACGTCGCTGTGTACTTCCATGCATACCACGCTTTGCTTTTCCACCACGAGCCGATTCTCGTGACGATCGTTTAGGAGTTGCTATATCAACAGGCTACGTACATATAGGTAATGCTTCTCCCCCACGGGGAAggtgggaatttttttttttttttttttttttttttatgaacagggGTCAGGCAAAtttagcagaaaaaaaaaatagctatttttttttcctttttttttttttttttttttttttttttacctgacctgttcataaaaaGAGCAACATATAATGTAgcacatatttcttttttttttttacaaaccGAACAAATTTGAATATCCTTGGGCGGCTCGTAAAACTTACGGTGAGCTGCGCAAGTGGACGAGTCATTCGGCGCGTTggcaaaaagggggaggcaACATTTAGCAATAAGGAGGAAACAGAAAACGAAGTGTTAGGGTGGCAATCGCCAATTTGCATTATCGTCCCGCCCGGATGGACTCCATCGTCCTACCGGGGGAAGCCCTCGGGAGCTCTGACGTGTATGTCAGCGGCGAAAATACGTACACCCTGCAGAAGGAGGTGAGGTCTGCCATCCTGGGGAGAAGAGAGCTGGTGACGGATAGTGATGGAAAGCAAATCATTAGCGTAGCCAACACGAACGATTTCATCCCCCTCCCGCAAGTAGGAGACTTGGTGACTTGCAAAGTATATCGAGTAACCTTCAATGTAATATATTGCAACATCATTTTGCTAAACAATAGACcaataaaaaattcattcaGAGCATTCATTAACAAGAGCGACATCCATGTGTACGATGGAGAACTGGGGGATAACTTTGAATGCTTTAAACAGGGAGATATAATCAGGGCGAAGGTTCTTTCGGTAGGGCAGCATGGATCATACAAACTGTCCACCGTGGGGTCTGACTTGGGAGTCATTTTGGCGCTCAGCGAAAAGGGTGagcaagaaaaaggggaaataaaaaaaaaaaaaaaaactaaacaaaagaaaaaacgaacgaacgaacaacaaacaaacaaTGGCGCCTCTGTACAATTACAGAGATAGTGGCCATTCGGCAGGTGCCCACTTCTGCGCAACGAGAAGGGCAGAGTAACAACCCTCTGACATAGGCTCGGGTAGAGGCCTAGTTAATCCGATGAGTCTATCGTATTTAATCGTCTACCCCACTCTCCTTCATGtgaacttcctttttttttctctttgtcaACCACGCAGGTCAAATTATGAAGCCTGTGGCCTGGAACCTGATGGTCAACTTGAGCGACATGAGCTTCGAGAAGAGGAAGGTCTCCAGGGAATTTTCCGTCCCGCTGTGAGGGGAGTGCCGAAATAAAATTTGTAGCGGAAGGGGGTTGCCTTGAAATGAAGTTTCCACAGGGTTCATTTGCATTGGTGTGAAGTTTCTACAGGGTGGGTACTTGGCCACACTTCCCCCACCGCACCCTCCATTTCTACATAAGGAGTTTCAGGAGATCCGCAGAAACGGCGTTGTTGTTTCGAGGTAAGGAGGGTGGCTCTCCGAGGGGAACTTCGACGGGGGCTTCTCCTGTCACCTCATCTTTCTCCTTGCCTTTCTTCACTGTGACAAACCGGAGTGGGCAATGTGGCTTCTTCACATgagagcctttttttttcctgttctgtGATCGGTCCTCTTTTTGGAtgcctcctcttcctcctttttgaacGTTTTCCTTGGGGTGGCGACTCTTCCCTTCAGTGGATCCCACCCCACCCATAACCTTCCCATGAGTGgatcccccatttttttctacatagGCCTCATATCCTTTGTACATATCTTTCAAAGCATGggtgaatttttccttcctggaCATCCTTCGATAGAGGGAAGACGACATGATGTCGCTCCAAACGAAGTTGTCCTTTATCAATTTTAAGTGCCAAAAGTACTCTCTCACcatattctttcttttttttcctccaattaGTTGATTGTTTAAAGTACGAACGGCCTTCATGGCGTCCTTTTTGTTGATAAATTCTATGTACCCATCTTGATatttgatcatttttttttttttttttttttttttttctccctccaaATTTGTTccatccttcttctttatgtGGGAAGAGAGGAaacctttcccttcttcttctccttcatccTTCAATTGGTTTAAATGTATTTTGCTAATCGGCCCGTAGTGACTGAATATTTCTCGTAGCCGGGATGCTGTTAACCCTATTGCTACATCCGCCAGGTAAACAATGCCCTTTTTGGATTCCTCTTTCCTGGCGTGCTTCCATAGGTTGTCGTTGAATTGGAATCGTTCGTCCGTTGGAGGGTTGTCGTCCTCAGGATGATTTTCTTCCCCAGGATGATTTTCTTCCCCAGGGTTGCCTTCCAACATGGGAAGTTGCTTTTCCTCTGCTTTCTCACTATCTTGGTCCATTTTTCCggttgaaaaaagaaaaaaaagaaaaaagaaaaaaaaaaaaaagggggagtatCCAAGTCTGTAATAACCTTGAATGTTGGagcttccttttccctctctACCGATTTTAAATTGGGGAGTTGCTTTTCCCCGGCGTCAAATCTGAAGCAACTTGTTCGTCGTGCGCTTCCTCTCTAAAttggtgaaaagaaaaatgaagatacTTTTTCGCTACTCGCGCGGGGGAATGGGAACGCCGCCCATGCGCTATTgtataagtttttttttttttttttttttttttttttttttttttcgcctcgGAAACGCCGGGCAAAAATCGCACGATGAAGATTCATTTATCGCGCCCATTTCCACACCCTGTTTTAAACTGTGCTAAAGAAACTCCCGCGCGCAATCCTGCCAACGGCTACTTTCGTAATAACCTGCAAAAGAGTAAGTCCTACTACGTGCCGCACCCCTCTGGACCACATAGGTGACCTCCGTTGGACCAATCTTcactgaaaaaaatggagagcaCGCAATATTATAGCCGCTTGGTTGAGCTGAACATGCTAGCCGAAAGTATCTTCTGCAATAACAGGCAGTTAATCCTCATCGATAACAACCTGAATGGGGTCAGAGCTACGAAGGGGGGATATCGGCGAAACGAAATCGAAAACAGAATCGGAAAACTGTGCACGTATAACAATTTGTTCATCACACTCAACAAGGCCCAGATAAATGAGCACCTGGACAGTGTAAGTGGGAGGAGCGGACCAACGCAACCACatccaacacaaccaacacaaccaacacaaccaacacaaccaacacaacctaCTACCACCACAACCCATCCAACCTATGCAACGCAGGTCGAGAAGGTCCTTACGGAACGGAGAGACAAAATaagggaaaagaggaaagtgCTTATTAAGCAGTTGGTCAAGTTAAACCCCAGTGTAACGGAAATGCCTCTGGAGGAAGCCAAGTTCCTTCTTAGGTGAGAGTAAGAAGGGATAAACAGACAGCGCGACGAAGTAATAAACAGACAGCGCAACGAAGTAATAAACAGACAGCGCAACGAAGTAATAAACAGACAGTGTGACGAAGTGATAAACGAAGGATGCTTATTCTCGAGTCGGTCTGTCCACTTTAAGTCCTTGTAAAAAAAGGTCTTCCGATGtaatgttattttattttattttttttaagccaaaaaatataaaaaatcgGAAAAGGGGTGGGCCAGGACAATGTCGACTTGGTTGTGCCGTATTGAGGATGCAAAATAAGTGGTatcctttattattttatttatttattttttttttttttttggggggggaggcgTCTCCAGAGGAGAGTGTGCTTTCTCGGCCCCCACGtggaaaacttttttttttttttttttgtttaacttGCCTTGGTGGACATCACTCCGTTGTCACTCCGTTGTCACTCCGTTGTCACTGCTTTACAAACATCTTCGCTCcgtcttttctcttccttaaaGGCGCGCCTGTTTTCGGTAATCCAATTACAGGCCCCGCCCTCTTCGTAAAAAATCACCCTCTTGTCGGATAAGTTCTTTCGTGCACCATCACCCTTGGCACTCTGGTACTTCTGGTTTATTCTTTCCGTGGGGTACGCCTCCATGTAGAAGTCTCGCATTCGGTTGTAGCTTTGTATGTAGGCATCATCGTGTTGAATGTTGTACCTGCAAGGTGGTTTGAGGGAGGTAtagttattttattattttttttttttttttccacttaacAGAGAGTGTGTTACGGGGAGGGGGTAACATCAAAAGGAGACTGCACATAAATCACATGTTTATATGTAAACTacgataaaattaataacgCGCGTGCAGGTTCCTGTTACCAGCCGGAGACGTGCACCTTCGGGTTGTAGCACCTGGATCGGTTGTAATCGGAGTATTCGCTCCTAGACATCTTATGGTTCGACATTTTGGTGCGAGCAATGTATGGGAAGGCATATATTAGCGTGCATGCGGATGGTCACGCGGAGGAGTACCTACTGCacgtgtgtatgtgcatagGGGGTAACAACTAAAAGGAAGAGACCTTTTTATTGATATTTTGTCTTTGAGACATTAGTGTTGGTGTGTGGAACCTCTTAAATGAAACCTTTTGGTGAAAgacaaaatgtttttttcttcttct comes from the Plasmodium knowlesi strain H genome assembly, chromosome: 3 genome and includes:
- a CDS encoding exosome complex component CSL4, putative, with protein sequence MDSIVLPGEALGSSDVYVSGENTYTLQKEVRSAILGRRELVTDSDGKQIISVANTNDFIPLPQVGDLVTCKVYRVTFNVIYCNIILLNNRPIKNSFRAFINKSDIHVYDGELGDNFECFKQGDIIRAKVLSVGQHGSYKLSTVGSDLGVILALSEKGQIMKPVAWNLMVNLSDMSFEKRKVSREFSVPL
- a CDS encoding pre-rRNA-processing protein ESF2, putative, giving the protein MDQDSEKAEEKQLPMLEGNPGEENHPGEENHPEDDNPPTDERFQFNDNLWKHARKEESKKGIVYLADVAIGLTASRLREIFSHYGPISKIHLNQLKDEGEEEGKGFLSSHIKKKDGTNLEGEKKKKKKKKMIKYQDGYIEFINKKDAMKAVRTLNNQLIGGKKRKNMVREYFWHLKLIKDNFVWSDIMSSSLYRRMSRKEKFTHALKDMYKGYEAYVEKNGGSTHGKVMGGVGSTEGKSRHPKENVQKGGRGGIQKEDRSQNRKKKGSHVKKPHCPLRFVTVKKGKEKDEVTGEAPVEVPLGEPPSLPRNNNAVSADLLKLLM